The DNA window AGAGAGTGCACAGGTGTTGCCTTTCGGGAGTGCCTTGTTGGCGAGGCGCTCCCGGCGACACCTATGTCAATCGCCCGGCCGTGACGGGAAGGGGAGCACCCACATCGATACAGCGTTCATGGGTCTCACCTCCTCGGGCGGTGTCACAGTCGACTGCAAGCTACCAGCCCGATGCGATCCCGCCCATCCCTTTTCCCGCCACGTGATCGCGGCTTCCGAAACACGCGGCGCCGGCACCAAGCGCTTCCACCGCCGTGATGTCGGTGACCTCGACCTCGCCTACGAAAGCGTCGACCTGCTTTCCGAGCCCGGGCTCATCCTGACCCTCTACGCCGCCGAACCTGCCTCCCCGACCGCCCAGGCCTTCGACCTCCTGGCCTCCTGGGCAGCCGCCCAGACAACCGCTGACCGCGAGGGTTCACCGACAACCCCCGCGCCGGTCAGGGGAGCGGCAGGTCCGGGTCGCGGTGGGACGGGCAGGTTCCACCCTTGGCCGGGCGACCCCGGGCTCTCACGAGGGGTAGGAGACGTGGACCACGCTGACGAGCGAGCCAGGAATGAGGATCAGCTTCGCTTCTGAGGCGGTGCGTGGACTGTCGCCCGGACCGGTCCACGCCAACGGGTGCTGGAGCACGATGTCGCGCCGGGCGGGATCCCGGTCGGTGGAGACGTACCGCAGCCGGCCCTCCACGAGCCGTCCGTCCGTCAGTTCGATCGCCAGGAACGGTTTGCGCCCCTGCGGGGAACGGTCGGTGAGGGCCCGTACGGCAACTGTGCCCTCACGCATGCCCGCGCCCTGGCGTTGTGATGAGCGCTTGCCGGCGAGCGAGCCGGCGAGGGTGCTCAGCACGAGGCTCAGCGTCATGCTGAGCGCGGCGGACGCGACCCAGGACCACGGCCGGTCGCGGAAGTCCTCCGGTGTCGTCACGACTGTGTCCAGCGTGACCAGGGCCGGAATCAGCTCGCCCAGGGCTGCCGTGAGCACGAGACCCGCGACGGTGGTCAGGGCACCCACGCTGAAGAGTTCCACGACCTCGGTGGTCGATGACCGGGCGTCCTTGGGGGAGAACCGACGGAACGCCTGGTGAAAGGCGAACCCGGGGGTCAGGGCGGCGAGCAGGAGCACCGCGGC is part of the Micromonospora cremea genome and encodes:
- a CDS encoding DUF6338 family protein, producing the protein MPGNVIAAVLLLAALTPGFAFHQAFRRFSPKDARSSTTEVVELFSVGALTTVAGLVLTAALGELIPALVTLDTVVTTPEDFRDRPWSWVASAALSMTLSLVLSTLAGSLAGKRSSQRQGAGMREGTVAVRALTDRSPQGRKPFLAIELTDGRLVEGRLRYVSTDRDPARRDIVLQHPLAWTGPGDSPRTASEAKLILIPGSLVSVVHVSYPS